A genomic region of Stegostoma tigrinum isolate sSteTig4 chromosome 13, sSteTig4.hap1, whole genome shotgun sequence contains the following coding sequences:
- the si:ch73-43g23.1 gene encoding uncharacterized protein si:ch73-43g23.1, which produces MNYLDEEVSFVKKTQESTYIRRNESEVGSKLISEIWPSNPCNNSSEDISFISDDTAARIESSSQVLTEDNGQTKVNKIPNEHSVDPDCINNILHGDLLSIIKIPSESPLFPKADDTPCDSSGSYHTAMCSEISENLSDCSGQFKDIEENPTDYDVNQDTSNNEKPEHVANLQTGKISDLLNGTKIASSLNDCTSSLQSYCYEGQEQIFMNKHKKEFCKLNAERETFESDEVMKICRLEKKNETDVDSDYKKNERETVKIADEYETTTNNPLKVNNACTVVVPDDTSLTTNSNAYCQGIFNGSTEYDLSVKGTDTNVDQGNRGQQVQSQNSQIGDSSSTVQLTKIQKAGISLHESPSCYLHLGLNEPGKIFRTDTFENDFKNDSSVDDKKVYAECVSETSSAASDLDETDYEVQKLTALAFRSLSCPNDDYLDIYNSRMRIDFSSPLSAENEQKHRLSPCNELCHNGLFDSNEDCSDSKNKALHAEAEEDTMLFDDSFDREQCIDVVVESHDKSKDLKSSRTVPKRQIEFRKRQRSELKVFTSRCAIKSCVCIDPGDETENKETLVELQKCENIPFTENIKDEDTIDSHLQRPISTVEPLTKNKFASYIITNVISKKMQFEQGLKTEHGLNKITNSISSTPTLVKEEDCDLPTMVSQQVQHEDPTSESETLRFIQGNCKMNSCEFDNVNIEENGNEDQKYSLNCLICDSGPNLDGKKNKNKNILNCYGKKTFRNCSECNTGIGIDNREERAFESHPEKPHPEIYDLSTKASEQEKNFNAPYFSECQSADYTSQVSEEEMTLNDRMQTKQKQFKEKTSDIQSGNTSSKIETTSHTLMLTTPYILHNSQKANAKQMKAFSIAKENSTVDSNTTGHDPMHGILPPSFELKSGLEQDKVSWCNVNDNITMKNATKLQPSHVRDARKPAQNAYSALTFCTVKAQSAIPNQVHNSSSFEQSLSATKHKISPIFIECQSISRKSDKHNNSYSIDKNYWTCTGSSDISRIFSSDFQLPIPSNKQKNKVISAKRIKGTNYSMNENGNNTTEHLTCHSNKTTSERNIKALSISNNEKPKLSSMKVKVGAEDQKEYSGNFVLNSEIADFVPEKDKQNNEFQQRPENSNSHLSCSTTKTKSSEMPISKIAHSGDIQSELDIENRFTMKSDTNKKRNSMVFCKDVTRSEKPNRVQDQTALLRNSPLNTTKDSSQRKHRPEKDTQTELENQNNQLGIFNEHIELSNKNNPFQSDSQVNIKNQNPINSNKGLGSSSWEDDPGNMTLGNQNKCFRLSNANDKETQTPPRKGKHKKAMQLRLEKQNKISEHLTLDNEVFVVSNDKHELKKEPQVSLGDQNKLSKDSTFDVEGDNSSHDYLMYQEDHQQNNQGVSDDNVLPNTNMHENEMQRRSQNEAKSLYSLSSNCKEIKLSPINCNRKGEIHDVMENPSSLLTHCMQNSGNIILPAVKSKIEKEFEIEHNAPKSTGKVEMIQKTEKVGLTFISELQPFKDNNALSIVSEVDKQSTTKDCAEFNINKVADVQISSVQVQTPNDISLIPIKTTGNNHISVESPNYPETIKISSNTSFQENENQDAHDKSTLSFDIHKPTVNKLSASQVTSSFKNLKLLESIQPDSKLSTKIIGNETKQQSLEMNVVTMNNAFTQEEASVSSDRANYLTIPVKEHKSQALVPSQMSAPPQPIIPEPGHYSTITSLCQQTCGTLDPHKQEQQTLPQQIPEDFQSFGACPQPPLYTSAQVPQHTLTSTEQMSNTVPQSPHFSVNPQFPCFQYILPDKKMLIDPETGKHYFIETPVHSPRKLLLDPETGCYIEIIIPQQPYSGSPFSPYVLCPSALRPSFIPSMQCSQLFSSHLPTYSGLSPETPDVQMQSNPKITTDKQDHKNNTQNNLLVESNCMENAYYIPTGMPVKSNPAQSKAVSDPQP; this is translated from the coding sequence ATGAAttatttggatgaagaagtttcatTTGTGAAAAAGACACAAGAAAGTACATATATCAGAAGAAATGAGTCTGAAGTTGGTTCCAAATTAATTTCTGAAATATGGCCCAGTAACCCCTGCAATAACTCAAGTGAAGACATAAGTTTTATTTCTGATGATACAGCTGCGAGAATAGAGTCTTCCAGTCAAGTTTTGACAGAGGACAATGGCCAAACTAAAGTAAATAAAATTCCCAATGAACATTCTGTAGATCCTGACTGCATAAATAATATCCTGCATGGTGACTTATTATCTATAATAAAGATACCGTCAGAATCACCTCTGTTTCCCAAAGCTGATGATACTCCATGTGATTCATCAGGTTCTTATCACACAGCTATGTGCTCTGAGATCTCAGAAAATCTCAGTGACTGTAGTGGACAATTCAAGGATATTGAAGAAAATCCTACAGACTATGATGTAAATCAAGATACTTCTAATAATGAAAAACCCGAACATGTAGCTAATTTGCAAACTGGAAAAATCAGTGACCTGTTAAATGGGACAAAAATTGCAAGTAGCTTAAATGATTGTACATCGTCACTTCAATCCTATTGTTATGAAGGACAAGAGCAAATATTTATGAATAAGCATAAAAAGGAGTTCTGTAAACTAAATGCTGAGAGGGAAACCTTTGAATCTGATGAAGTGATGAAGATCTGTAGATTAGAGAAGAAGAACGAGACTGATGTTGACTCTGATTAcaaaaagaatgagagagaaactGTAAAAATTGCTGACGAGTATGAAACAACCACTAACAATCCTCTGAAAGTAAATAATGCTTGTACTGTTGTAGTACCTGATGATACTTCTCTAACTACTAACAGCAATGCATATTGCCAAGGAATATTCAATGGGTCAACTGAATATGATCTATCAGTTAAGGGCACAGATACCAATGTTGATCAAGGAAATAGAGGCCAACAGGTTCAAAGCCAGAATAGCCAAATTGGAGACAGCAGTAGCACAGTGCAGCTCACTAAAATTCAGAAAGCTGGAATAAGTCTACATGAATCCCCAAGTTGTTATCTACACCTGGGGTTAAATGAACCTGGAAAAATATTTAGGacagatacatttgaaaatgattttaaaaatgattcaagTGTTGATGATAAAAAGGTTTATGCTGAATGTGTGAGTGAAACATCCAGTGCAGCAAGCGACTTAGATGAGACTGATTATGAAGTTCAAAAGTTAACTGCTTTGGCCTTTCGAAGTTTATCCTGCCCGAATGATGACTACCTCGACATTTATAATTCTAGAATGCGCATTGATTTTTCATCACCTTTGTCAGcagaaaatgaacaaaaacacagATTGTCTCCTTGCAATGAGTTATGCCACAATGGTCTTTTTGACAGCAATGAGGACTGCTCAGATTCCAAGAACAAAGCTTTACATGCTGAAGCTGAAGAAGACACCATGttatttgatgattcctttgacAGAGAACAGTGCATTGACGTGGTTGTGGAATCTCATGACAAAagcaaagatttaaaatcaaGCAGAACTGTCCCCAAACGTCAAATTGAATTTAGAAAACGACAGAGAAGTGAATTAAAAGTCTTTACTTCAAGATGTGCCATTAAATCTTGTGTCTGCATTGATCCTGGAGATGAAACTGAGAACAAAGAAACTTTAGTAGAATTGCAAAAGTGTGAAAATATACCTTTTACAGAAAATATCAAAGATGAAGACACTATTGATAGCCACCTGCAAAGACCAATCTCCACAGTTGAGCCTTTGACAAAAAACAAATTTGCATCCTATATTATCACAAATGTCATATCCAAGAAAATGCAGTTTGAGCAAGGCCTCAAAACGGAACATGGATTAAATAAGATTACAAACTCCATCTCATCAACCCCTACCTTGGTAAAAGAGGAGGATTGTGACCTTCCCACAATGGTTTCACAACAAGTTCAACATGAAGATCCTACTTCAGAATCTGAAACTCTCAGATTTATCCAAGGCAATTGCAAAATGAACAGCTGCGAATTTGATAATGTAAATATCGaggaaaatggaaatgaggatCAAAAATACAGTTTGAATTGTTTAATATGTGACAGTGGACCGAATTTggatggaaagaaaaacaaaaacaaaaacattctcaattgctatggaaaaaaaacatttagaaATTGTAGTGAGTGTAATACAGGCATTGGAATTGATAACAGGGAAGAAAGAGCATTTGAATCACATCCAGAAAAACCACACCCTGAGATATATGACCTAAGCACTAAGGCATCTGAACAAGAGAAAAATTTCAATGCGCCATATTTTTCAGAGTGTCAAAGTGCAGATTATACATCACAGGTTTCTGAGGAAGAAATGACATTAAATGACAGAatgcaaacaaaacagaaacaatttaaagaaaaaaccaGTGACATTCAGTCAGGTAACACCTCAAGCAAAATTGAAACAACAAGTCATACTCTTATGTTAACAACACCATACATACTACACAATTCTCAAAAAGCAAATGCAAAACAAATGAAAGCATTTTCTATTGCCAAAGAGAATTCTACTGTGGATTCCAACACTACTGGCCATGACCCTATGCATGGGATTCTTCCTCCCTCATTTGAATTGAAATCTGGATTGGAGCAAGATAAAGTTTCATGGTGTAATGTAAACGACAACATAACTATGAAAAACGCAACAAAACTCCAGCCTTCTCATGTCAGAGATGCAAGAAAACCAGCTCAAAATGCTTACAGTGCATTGACATTCTGTACTGTCAAGGCTCAATCTGCTATACCCAATCAAGTTCACAATTCTTCTAGTTTTGAACAATCACTTTCAGCAACAAAACACAAAATATCACCAATTTTTATTGAATGTCAATCAATAAGCAGGAAATCCGACAAACATAATAACAGTTATTCAATTGACAAGAATTATTGGACGTGTACAGGAAGCTCAGATATTTCAAGGATATTTTCCTCTGACTTCCAGCTACCTATTCCATCaaataaacagaaaaacaaagtaaTTTCTGCTAAAAGAATAAAGGGTACAAATTACTCTATGAATGAGAATGGAAATAACACAACTGAACATTTAACCTGTCATTCTAATAAAACAACATCTGAAAGGAATATCAAAGCCTTATCGATTTCAAATAATGAAAAACCTAAGTTATCATCTATGAAAGTCAAAGTGGGAGCAGAGGATCAGAAAGAATATTCAGGCAATTTTGTGCTAAATAGTGAAATTGCTGATTTTGTACCTGAGAAAGATAAACAAAATAATGAATTCCAGCAAAGACCGGAAAATTCAAATAGTCATTTATCATGTTCTaccacaaaaacaaaaagttctgAAATGCCAATCAGCAAAATAGCGCATAGTGGTGATATTCAGAGTGAACTAGATATTGAAAACAGATTTACAATGAAGTCCGATACAAACAAGAAAAGGAATTCCATGGTATTCTGTAAAGATGTCACAAGAAGTGAGAAGCCAAACAGAGTGCAAGATCAAACTGCACTTTTAAGAAATTCACCCCTAAACACAACTAAAGATTCTTCACAAAGAAAGCATAGACCTGAAAAAGATACTCAAACAGAGCTGGAAAATCAAAACAATCAGTTAGGGATTTTTAATGAGCATATTGAGCTGTCAAACAAAAATAACCCTTTTCAAAGTGATAGTCAAGTTAATATAAAGAATCAAAATCCAATTAATAGCAACAAAGGCTTGGGTTCATCATCTTGGGAGGATGATCCTGGCAACATGACATtgggaaatcaaaataaatgtttcagatTATCAAATGCAAATGATAAAGAAACTCAAACACCACCGAGGAAAGGGAAACATAAGAAAGCAATGCAACTTAGattggaaaaacaaaacaaaatatcagaACATTTAACATTAGACAATGAAGTGTTTGTTGTGTCAAATGACAAGCATGAACTGAAAAAAGAACCTCAAGTCAGTTTGGGAGATCAGAACAAACTGTCTAAAGATTCTACTTTTGATGTCGAAGGTGACAATTCATCACATGATTACCTAATGTATCAGGAAGATCATCAGCAGAACAATCAGGGTGTGTCAGATGATAACGTATTACCAAATACAAATATGCATGAAAATGAAATGCAAAGGAGATCGCAAAATGAAGCTAAATCTTTGTATAGTTTGAGCTCCAACTGCAAAGAAATTAAATTATCACCAATAAATTGTAATCGTAAAGGAGAGATCCATGATGTAATGGAAAATCCAAGCAGTCTGCTGACTCATTGTATGCAGAACAGTGGGAATATCATTTTACCAGCAGTTAAAAGCAAGATCGAGAAAGAGTTTGAAATTGAACATAATGCTCCAAAAAGCACAGGCAAAGTTGAAATGATACAAAAAACTGAAAAAGTTGGCTTAACATTCATAAGTGAATTACAGCCATTCAAAGATAATAACGCTCTTTCAATAGTTTCAGAGGTAGATAAACAAAGTACGACTAAAGACTGTGCAGAATTCAATATTAATAAAGTTGCAGATGTGCAGATTTCATCTGTGCAGGTCCAAACCCCAAATGACATCAGTTTAATTCCAATCAAAACCACAGGAAACAATCATATTTCTGTGGAATCACCAAATTATCCAGAAACTATTAAAATTTCATCAAATACTTCATTTCAAGAAAATGAAAACCAAGATGCTCACGACAAATCAACACTTTCATTTGATATTCACAAACCAACAGTTAATAAGCTTTCGGCTTCACAAGTTACATCAAGCTTTAAAAATTTGAAGTTGCTTGAATCTATTCAGCCTGATTCTAAATTATCCACAAAGATAATTGGCAACGAAACCAAGCAACAATCCTTAGAAATGAATGTCGTGACAATGAACAACGCATTCACCCAAGAAGAAGCATCAGTATCATCGGACCGAGCAAATTATCTGACCATTCCTGTTAAAGAACACAAGTCACAGGCATTGGTCCCATCACAAATGTCTGCTCCTCCACAACCTATTATTCCCGAACCAGGTCATTATTCAACAATAACTAGCCTTTGCCAACAAACTTGTGGAACCCTGGATCCCCATAAACAGGAACAACAAACATTGCCTCAACAAATCCCTGAGGACTTTCAATCATTTGGTGCATGTCCACAGCCTCCACTTTATACTTCTGCTCAGGTGCCACAACATACGCTGACTTCAACTGAGCAAATGTCAAATACAGTGCCTCAATCTCCTCACTTTTCAGTCAATCCCCAATTCCCTTGCTTTCAGTACATTCTACCAGATAAAAAAATGCTTATTGATCCAGAGACTGGAAAACATTATTTCATTGAAACACCAGTACACTCCCCACGTAAACTGCTGCTAGATCCAGAAACTGGTTGCTATATTGAAATAATAATACCTCAGCAACCATATAGTGGATCACCATTCTCTCCATATGTTCTATGTCCAAGTGCCTTGAGGCCCTCATTCATACCCAGCATGCAATGCTCCCAATTATTTTCATCACATCTACCAACATACTCTGGCCTATCTCCTGAGACCCCTGATGTACA